The genomic DNA CGTCTGACAACCGGTTTTTGGCACTATCATGCCGGTTACGGTTTTCCCCTGAGCTTTCAGGTCCTCGGCCATCTCCTTTAAAGCCTCTTCATTACCTGTTCCACACAGCGAGGCACACTCAGAACAGCCTATCAAATAAAAACTGTTATAACCCTCCAGAGTTTTCAGAAGTTTACTGCGGTCCTTCTTTTTAGTTATTATCATGGAATTCTCCCTTATTAAACTTTTATCTATTTTAGCATATTTTTGGCGGCTTCCACCGTGTTATACATAAGCATGGCTATAGTCATGGGACCCACGCCTCCCGGCACCGGAGATATGAATCCGGCTCTTTCCTTAGCCGCTTCAAACTCAACATCACCAACAAGTTTCCCGTCTGAGGAGACATTTATCCCTACGTCTATCACGGTGGCACCCGGCTTTATCCAATCGCCCTTTACCATCTCAGCCTTACCCACTGCTGCTACCACAATGTCCCCAGAGAGGCAAACATCTTTCAGGTTGGCAGTCTTGCTGTGACAGATTGTGACGGTGGCATTTTTCCTAAGCAGCAGAAGTGACACAGGTTTTCCCACAATCACACTGCGCCCTACAACAACTGCGTGCTTACCCTGGCAATCCACGCCGTAAGCCTCAATAAGCTTGATGCAGCCATGCGGAGTGCATGGTAAAAAGCCGGGCTCATCAAGCACAAGGCGGCCAAGAGAGTCCGGACCAAAGCCATCCACATCCTTTAAGGGTGAGATCCTGTGCATGACCTCCTTTTCACTTAGGTGCTTAGGTAGCGGAAGTTGTACCAAAATTCCGTGCACAGCAGGGTCGTTGTTTAAGTCATCTATTATCTTGAGGAGCTCTGTCTGAGAGATGGTGTCAGGCACCTTACAGCCGATGCTCTTTATCCCCAGGGTTTCACAGGTTTTTTCTTTGCTTGCAACATACTTTTTCGATGCCGGATTCTCACCAACTAACACCACGGCAAGCCCGGGGGCCACCCCTTTAGCCTTAAGAGCATCCACCTCCGACTTCAACCCGTCCGTTATCTCCTTAGCCACTCTCTTACCGTCTATTATTGTAGCTGACATTAATAAAACCTCCCTTATCGCTTTTCGATTAATTTTTTATACCAAGGTGCATTCAATCGCCTAACATCGTTGGCATCGTCTAAAGCTCCTCAACGTACTAAAAGTACGCCTCCGTCGCTTTCTCCTTGCCGCCTTGTTATGCTTCTGACTGCTACTTGGCGTTATGCCGGATACAAACTCCCCTGCCAAAAGCACGTGAAAGCCCATTACCCGTAACTGTTCACATATCTCTGTTACCCCTTTATAAGTTCAAGCATTTCCTCTCTTGTTGACTGCTTAGTTCTGAAAATTCCTCGCACTGCTGATGTTACCACACGGGAGCCCGGTTTTTTCAGCCCCCTCATACTCAAACACAAGTGCTCGGCCTCTATTATGACCATAGTCCCACGGGGCTTAAGCGTGTGCATTATTGCATCAGCCAACTGTGTTGTCAGCCTTTCCTGTACCTGTAGTCTTTTTGCAAGGAGATCCAGAGCGCGTGCCAACTCCCCAATCCCAACAATGTTTCCCTTATGGGGAATGTATGCGATGTTGGCCTTACCAAAAAACGGCAGGAGATGGTGCTCACAGATGGAATAAAACTGAATGTCTTTAAGAATTACCATCTCATCGTGGTTTTCGCCCTCTATTGGAACAAGGATCTCTTCAAACGGGATTTCCATACCGGAGAGTATTTCCTCATACATGGCAGCCACCCGCTCCGGAGTTCTGCGTATGCCAGGCCTTTGTGCGTCCTCCCCGATTCCTTCTATTATCAGACGTATTCCTTCTTTTATTTTCTCTTTATCCATTGACATCAATTACCTCATAATCAGTTACAATCTTATCAACCCTCACATCGTGGCTCTCAACCGGCACCTCAGATATCACTTGTTCTCTATAACAGATGGCAACAAGACAGGGTCTTTTACCTAAAGCGGAAATAAAACCGTCATAGTACCCGCCGCCATAGCCAAGACGTCCGCCGGCTCTGTCAAAGGCAGCCCCAGGCAATACTATTAAATCTATGGCAGCTCCGTTAACAGGCTCTGATAAATCGCTGTCTGGCTCTAAAATCCCCATATATCCCAGCTTCAAACCATTGAGAGTATTTACCTTATAAGCTTCCAAAATGTGCTTTTCCCTGTTGACTCTTGGAAGAATCACTGTTTTTTTCATAGCAAGTGCCTGCTCAATCATTGGAAAGGTGTTTGGCTCAGTTTTAAAAGACGCAAAGAACATGATGCAACCTGCACCAAGCAGCTCATTTAATGAGTACAGTCTGGTTTTAATCATGTCGTCTTTCTGCCTTCTGCCTTCCTTGTCAAGAGAATCTCTGATACCAAGTATCTTTTTTCTCAGGGTTGTCTTTCCCTCTTCTTTTATCATTCTTTTTCTTTTTTTGCCATTCTTTTTCTTTTTTTGTCATTCTTTTTCTTTTTTTGTCATTCCTGCGGAGGCAGGAATCCAGGTCACTTAAAAAGGTTTTAAAAGACTGGATTCCAGCTCGGAGGCTGGAATGACAGATATAACAAACACTTCTAAATAGTTCCTTAGCAAGTTCTTAAGCGGCCTCCTGCCCCCCTGAGACTTTGCCATCAAGTGTATTTTTAATAGCCGCTATATCTTTCAGAGCCGACGGAGCCGCTTTAAAAACCGCTGCCCCCTGCATATCGGCATTTGATATCTCCTCAGTAAACCGCACAGAGCCAATTAACTCCATCCCTTCTATGTTTTTTTTAATGAATTCAATGTCTGAGTCGTTTCTGACCTTCCCGGCAACAACGTAAACATGGGAAACTCCAAGCTGCTTTGCCATATCCCTTACTGAAATGGCAGTTTGAATGCTCCTTTTCCCGGGTTCAACGACAACAACGAAAGCGTCCACCCCCTCAGCAGTTCCCCGTGTAAGATGCTCAATCCCTGCCTCCATATCCACAATAACAACGTCATCACGCTCAACAACAAGGTGTTTAAGCAGCCGCTTTAAAAACACGTTTTCCGGACAGTAACAGCCCGATGAGGCCTCCTTAGACTTACCCATGATAAGGAGTTTTATACCATCAACCGTAGTGCGGCTACATCCCTCCGGTATGTCATCCACTTTGGGGTTAAGCTTAAACACGCCCCCCATCGCTCCAGGCCGTGCCCCCGTGCGCTCGGCTATCAGCTCAGCCATCTCTGCAATGGGTCTCATCCCCTCTATCTCAGTATCACTAAAGCCCAGAGCTGTTGCCAGATTGGCATCAGGGTCGGCATCCACGGCAATCACCTTTTTGCCCTCTTTAGCATACAGATAACTCATCACCGAGGACAACGTCGTCTTACCGACGCCGCCTTTACCTGTCACCGCAATTTTCATATAGTTTAGTGTATCAGTTTTGGGGAATTTATGTCAAAATTGGCACGAGGATTTTGTGTAATATTTAAAGTTAAGTGCTTTAATTATGATGGCTTTTCTTGATAGCCATAAGCAAGTGATCACGGAGGATTTTCAAAGAGGTAAATAACGCCTGAGGAATTTTAATATCTCCTGCTTGCGGCTTATCAGCATAGATTATCCCAATAGGTTTGTCATCAACTGTAACGTGCAGCAACATGAAGGTTTCAGCATCAAATAGCTTTCTGTACCAGTCTGGTATCCTTGATCTGACGTTAGGGTCATTTATGTCCTGAATTATTACGTCTGTTCTCTTTGACAGCACGAGGTTAAAGACATCGCTTCCGCCGGAAAGTTTAAACTTGAAATCAGGGATTATCTCTTTAATGTTGTTTCCCAGGCCAAAGCGCCCCACCACGCTCAAATCTGAGGTGTTTTTAACGCCAAATATGACACGGCTAAACCCCATGGCATTGTACATTACCTGAATTATCGCACTTAAGATGTCGTTAAATGAGCGTCCGTCTGAAATGTATTTGGAAATATCGGCAATTCCATTATTTAGCAAAACAACAGCATTTTGTGGCATTTCACGTGGCTCGGAACTGTACATAGATTTTATCTTTTCAGCTTCCTGCTTTTTAACAACTGCTTTCTTTATGGCGTTTTCATCCAGTTCTCTTAATTGTTCAACATTTGCAGTTAGTTTTTCCACAGATATGACAGAAGCTATCTTAGGATCAAGCCCGGACATATACTCAGACAGGTCTTTAATGGAGATATCTGCTATCTGCGCTATTCTGTCTCTGGAAATGTCAAAACAGTCCTTATATCGCCTCATAAATAAGGCAAATTGCTCTTGTGCGTTTCCGGCATCAGGCAGCATCATTATTCTGCTCATTTCGTTTGCAAAGCACACAAGTGTATGTTTTTTCTCAATTGTAAATCTTGGCGCAGGTACGATTTTTTCCTTAATTGGCTTCATCGTCTGAAGCATCTCCTTAGAAAAACTCCAGTCATCGGCTATAATAATCCCTATATCATCATAGCTCTTACCTAAAACCGTTCTGGATGCCTCCTGCTCGCTTATTTTCTTCTTAGCAATCATGCTCTTTACCTTTTGTGCTTCATAGGGCATGAGAAATGTCACAAGAAGCCGTCCTAAATTATGGAATATGGCATATATAAATATCTCCTCAGTGTTTCTGATACCTCCGGCATCGGCCATTTCCCTTGCTATGGAGCCGCTTAAGTATGAGCCAATAATCTCCTCTTTAAGGCGCAAGGCAGAGTCCTTATCCTTTAAGCTTTCAAACAGAAGCAGTGACAGGGCAATGTTTTTAATCTTCTCAAAACCAACAACAAATACCGCCCTTGATATGGTATCAATCTTGCCAGCACCATGTGCAGAGGCATAAGCAAAGGTGTTTACTTTTTTCAGGAGCTTATTAGTTATTGATATATCGTCAAGGATTTCACCAGTAATATCATGAATAGAGGTTACCTCATGCTTTGAAGCCTTCTGGCTTACCATTGTAACGGCCCGGGAAAGCGCAGGAAAGTCGTTGGACTCCTGAAGTCTTCTTTTCAAAACATTTATAGCATCTTCTTTCTTTTCAGCCATTAATTCCGCCTGTTCTCAAACTCTGGAACATTTAAACTAACACGCTGTTCCCAGCATGGCCATTATCTACTTATCGTCTTTTCACCGACAGTAGTTTAACACTTTCCATAAATAGTGTCCATATTTTCATAAGTGAATTGCTGTACTGCGCCTCAGCTTATCGTGAAACCTTGATAACCCCATCAGAGGACAGGATTTTATTTGTAAGGTTAGTGAGTTGAGTTTTATCACTAACTTCAAGTGTGAAGATGAAATGTGCATGTTTATCTTGTGCGGTTTTTGCCTCAAGATGAGAGAGGTTTATATTAAAAGTGGAAATCACATTGCTGAGACTTGCAAGAATTCCGGGTTTATCAATAGTTTCAACATAAATCCTTGCCGTAGTCGTTGATGTTGTCTCGGAGTTCCACGTAAGAGTGACAAGCCGTGCCTCATCCAAAGAAAGCCGCTGAAAGTTGTGGCACTCCTGCCTGTGAATTGTCACTCCTTTGCCCTTTGTGATAAAACCGATTATCTTGTCCCCTGGGACCGGGTAACAGCACTTTGCTGTGGCATAAAGCAAATTATCAATTCCTGTGATGTGGATACCTCCGCCTTGCTTACCGGATGGTTTATGTATTTTGGGGATAAACGGAGTTTCCTCTTTAGTTTCAGGGCTAATACGGTTAATCACCTGCTTTGGGATGATTTTCCCAAATCCAATGGAATAGAATAATTCATCAACGGTTTTTAAGTTAAAAGATTCCGCTACCTCCTGCATCTTTTTGGATTTCAATGTGGAGACTTTTATACCGCTTTTTGTAAAGGCGCTCTCAAGCAAATTTGAACCCAGGACAACGCCTTGTTTCATCTGCTCTGTTTTAATCCAGTGTCTGATTCTGTTTTTTGCCTTATGTGTTACAACAAAAGTCAGCCAGTCCCTGCTCGGGGTGTGTGATGGGGATGTCAGTATTTCAACGGTATCACCGTTTTGCAGTTGGTATTTAAGGGGAACAATGCGGCCATTTACGCGTGCCCCGGAACATTTGTTT from Nitrospirota bacterium includes the following:
- the folD gene encoding bifunctional methylenetetrahydrofolate dehydrogenase/methenyltetrahydrofolate cyclohydrolase FolD, whose protein sequence is MSATIIDGKRVAKEITDGLKSEVDALKAKGVAPGLAVVLVGENPASKKYVASKEKTCETLGIKSIGCKVPDTISQTELLKIIDDLNNDPAVHGILVQLPLPKHLSEKEVMHRISPLKDVDGFGPDSLGRLVLDEPGFLPCTPHGCIKLIEAYGVDCQGKHAVVVGRSVIVGKPVSLLLLRKNATVTICHSKTANLKDVCLSGDIVVAAVGKAEMVKGDWIKPGATVIDVGINVSSDGKLVGDVEFEAAKERAGFISPVPGGVGPMTIAMLMYNTVEAAKNMLK
- the folE gene encoding GTP cyclohydrolase I FolE, whose protein sequence is MDKEKIKEGIRLIIEGIGEDAQRPGIRRTPERVAAMYEEILSGMEIPFEEILVPIEGENHDEMVILKDIQFYSICEHHLLPFFGKANIAYIPHKGNIVGIGELARALDLLAKRLQVQERLTTQLADAIMHTLKPRGTMVIIEAEHLCLSMRGLKKPGSRVVTSAVRGIFRTKQSTREEMLELIKG
- a CDS encoding 5-formyltetrahydrofolate cyclo-ligase; this encodes MIKEEGKTTLRKKILGIRDSLDKEGRRQKDDMIKTRLYSLNELLGAGCIMFFASFKTEPNTFPMIEQALAMKKTVILPRVNREKHILEAYKVNTLNGLKLGYMGILEPDSDLSEPVNGAAIDLIVLPGAAFDRAGGRLGYGGGYYDGFISALGKRPCLVAICYREQVISEVPVESHDVRVDKIVTDYEVIDVNG
- a CDS encoding AAA family ATPase, yielding MKIAVTGKGGVGKTTLSSVMSYLYAKEGKKVIAVDADPDANLATALGFSDTEIEGMRPIAEMAELIAERTGARPGAMGGVFKLNPKVDDIPEGCSRTTVDGIKLLIMGKSKEASSGCYCPENVFLKRLLKHLVVERDDVVIVDMEAGIEHLTRGTAEGVDAFVVVVEPGKRSIQTAISVRDMAKQLGVSHVYVVAGKVRNDSDIEFIKKNIEGMELIGSVRFTEEISNADMQGAAVFKAAPSALKDIAAIKNTLDGKVSGGQEAA
- a CDS encoding HDOD domain-containing protein, which translates into the protein MAEKKEDAINVLKRRLQESNDFPALSRAVTMVSQKASKHEVTSIHDITGEILDDISITNKLLKKVNTFAYASAHGAGKIDTISRAVFVVGFEKIKNIALSLLLFESLKDKDSALRLKEEIIGSYLSGSIAREMADAGGIRNTEEIFIYAIFHNLGRLLVTFLMPYEAQKVKSMIAKKKISEQEASRTVLGKSYDDIGIIIADDWSFSKEMLQTMKPIKEKIVPAPRFTIEKKHTLVCFANEMSRIMMLPDAGNAQEQFALFMRRYKDCFDISRDRIAQIADISIKDLSEYMSGLDPKIASVISVEKLTANVEQLRELDENAIKKAVVKKQEAEKIKSMYSSEPREMPQNAVVLLNNGIADISKYISDGRSFNDILSAIIQVMYNAMGFSRVIFGVKNTSDLSVVGRFGLGNNIKEIIPDFKFKLSGGSDVFNLVLSKRTDVIIQDINDPNVRSRIPDWYRKLFDAETFMLLHVTVDDKPIGIIYADKPQAGDIKIPQALFTSLKILRDHLLMAIKKSHHN